From the Cryptomeria japonica chromosome 2, Sugi_1.0, whole genome shotgun sequence genome, one window contains:
- the LOC131873693 gene encoding rust resistance kinase Lr10-like, translating to MGILVVFVNRRRWFSTSSKTLDLSNVEKFLQDYVHQMPCRYSYSQLMKITSKFTHRVGEGGFGVVYKGKLSTGDLVAVKMLDQSRHSENQFMNEVATIGRIHHVHLVRLMGYCYEGNRNALVYEYMANGSLEKFIFAGREKEQILNWAQLYSIALGAARGIAYLYQDCDNRIIHFDIKPHNILLDEEFTPKVADFGLAKLCGKKKDHISMTAARGTPGYAAPEVWNRNLGPVTDKSDVYSFGMVLLEMVGGRKNVDVQVSRSSQLYFPEWAFKLKENEQLERVLRGSGKAEIECEEKEKAIRLAKVGLWCIQYTSRDRPSMSRVVQMLEGNGDDITNPPLPFNSSIRAAPSIDSSEESSV from the coding sequence ATGGGAATACTGGTTGTGTTCGTTAATAGGAGACGGTGGTTTTCCACATCTTCCAAGACACTTGATCTTTCTAATGTAGAGAAGTTCTTGCAAGATTATGTTCATCAAATGCCATGTAGATATTCATACTCTCAGCTCATGAAGATCACCAGTAAGTTTACACATAGAGTGGGGGAAGGAGGTTTTGGTGTGGTATATAAAGGAAAGCTATCTACTGGCGATCTGGTGGCCGTTAAAATGCTTGATCAGTCTAGGCACTCTGAAAATCAATTCATGAATGAAGTAGCAACCATCGGAAGGATCCATCATGTTCATTTGGTTCGCCTCATGGGATATTGCTACGAAGGAAACAGAAACGCATTGGTGTATGAGTACATGGCTAATGGATCTCTAGAGAAGTTTATATTTGCAGGAAGGGAGAAGGAACAAATCCTCAATTGGGCACAGCTGTATTCAATTGCCTTAGGTGCAGCTCGTGGAATAGCCTATTTATACCAAGATTGTGACAATCGTATCATTCATTTCGACATAAAACCCCACAACATATTACTGGATGAAGAGTTCACACCAAAGGTAGCTGATTTCGGTCTGGCTAAACTCTGTGGGAAGAAAAAGGATCATATATCAATGACAGCAGCAAGAGGAACACCAGGATATGCTGCGCCAGAGGTTTGGAATAGAAATTTGGGACCTGTAACGGACAAGTCAGATGTTTACAGTTTTGGAATGGTATTATTGGAGATGGTCGGAGGAAGGAAGAATGTTGATGTGCAGGTAAGCCGGTCCAGTCAATTGTATTTTCCAGAGTGGGCATTCAAGTTGAAGGAGAATGAGCAGTTGGAGAGGGTGTTGAGAGGAAGTGGTAAGGCAGAAATAGAATGTGAAGAGAAGGAGAAAGCTATAAGGCTGGCCAAAGTAGGACTATGGTGTATTCAGTATACCTCAAGAGATCGACCGAGCATGAGCAGAGTGGTTCAAATGTTGGAAGGAAATGGTGATGATATAACCAATCCTCCCCTGCCTTTCAATTCATCAATTAGGGCTGCACCTTCAATAGATTCAAGTGAAGAGTCTTCTGTATAA